CGGTCGCCTTGGAACGATCACGGCCGATCAGCCAGAAAGCCGGCCAGACGCCGGACCCAAGCGGCAGCCGTGCCCGAATTTCGAAATAGCCGTATTGCTGGGCAAAACCGTTACCCTTGGTATCGACAGAGGCGAGCATGCCGGAGCGCCAGTCGCCCTCTGCGTCGCTGCTTGCCTCTATGCGAAGCACCCCCTCATCCGTAGTGAAGGGAAAACCTTCCTTAGGCGCAGCAAAGCGTGCGCCCCCGAAATCTCCAGACCACGGCGTATGCGCGATCCAGCGGGTTCCCGGCCCCCATTCGGAAACGTCGAGATCGTCGAATTCCTCGGAAAAGGAGAGCGTCATGGCGGTGAGGTCGATGCCATCGCCACTGTCGCCGGAAGCGGCCTCCTCGGCATGCGTAACCGGAACCAGCAGGAAAGCCGCCAGGGCCAATCCTGCAACCCAACCGCCCGAACCTCCGCGAAGACCAAAACCACACCGGAAGCTGGCGTATCGTTGCTCGAAGTACGACATGGCAAATGCATATCGCGCCGGTCGTCTGGTCGCATAGAACCGAATTCGGATCGGCCCCTACCGAAAAAGACTTAAGCGCGGATGTAAATACAGGGGCTTTCCTTCCATGTTAAATTATCCAGCGCTCACAGATAGTTGAGCGAAGACTGAGGTTTCAATGCCCGTCGATGCCGAACTTCCGGACGCCGGGCGGGAGTTGCCGGAATGGCTTCTTGCCCCGGCGCCCTTCGAAGATCCGCCGGACGGGACGAGGACCAAATGGGTATTGAGTTGATGGGACTGATCACCATCCTGGTGGGGTGCGTGATCCTCGCGGCGCCAGCGAACTGGGCTTTCACCATCATGGTGGTTTCGACGGTCTTCGGCGCTGCGGCGGCGATCGGCCTTCCGGCGCTTGGCGGACCGACGGTGCTGGTGCCAAGCCTGTTTCTCGTCTTCTTCGCCATCAGGATGTTCATAGCTGCCGGAGAAGGCCCGCTACTGGTATCCATGCAGCCGGGGCGAGCGGGCTTCTGGCTTTTGCTGCTGACCGCCTTCGGTCTTTTGAGTGCTATCTACTTTCCGAGACTGTTCGAGGGCATGACCGACACGATGACGGTGGAACGCGTCAGCAGCACGCGCTCGACGATTGCGCTGACACCGCTTCGCTTCTCGTCCAACAACATCACCCAGACCGTTTACGCTCTGGGCGGCCTTGTCTGTTTCGCCGCGGTCTTCGCCTATTTCCGACACGCCGGAAAGCCGGAGCACTTGATCAAAGCCATCCTCCTGCTTGCCATCGTAGACCTCGGCTTCGCGGTCGTCGATGTCGTCACCTATTTCACCGGTACGGAATACCTTCTGAGCTTCGTCCGTACGGCGAACTACGCCCTCCTCACCGCCTCCGAGAAAGGTGGTCTGAAGCGGATCTCGGGAACATTCCCCGAGGCATCCGCCTTCTCGGAATACACGCTCGTCCTGTTTGCCGTAGTCGCCAGCCTCTGGCTCGACCGGGTGCGGACACGGGACACCGGAACTCTGTCCCTGGCACTGCTGGTGGCGCTGCTGCTTTCGACATCCGCCACCGCTCTCATCGGCCTCGGCGTGGTGGTGCCCTATCTCTGGACACGCGCGGTGCTCGGCACGATGCGGGGCTCGACAGGCGAAGGACGACCGGTCTTCATCGCCGCCTGCGTCGCTCTCATTCCGCTTGCGATACTGACAACATTCGTCGTCTTTCCGGGTCTCGTCGACCAACTAGGCGACTTCCTCGACGAAATGCTGCTTTCCAAGGCCGAGAGCCAGTCCGGCAAGGAACGCTTCATGTGGAATGCCATGGCCTATGAGGCTTTCCTCAATACCAACGGCCTCGGAGCCGGGCTGGGAAGCGCCCGCGCCTCGAGCTACATTCTCGTTCTGCTTTCCAATCTGGGCATCGCCGGAACTGCGCTGTTTGGATTGTTCGTGTTTTCCATCCTGATCGGGCGGTCGCAACCCGCATCCCGTGACGAGGACGTCACCGGGGCAACGATACGCGCTGCAAGGACCGGCCTGATTGCTCTGCTGACTGCGGCCTGTATTTCCGGCACCGTCTACGATCTCGGACTGATGTTTTATATCCTGGCCGGAAGCGTCGCTGCTCTTACAGGCGGACGCATATCCGTGGCGAGGCCATTTCCCGTCACCGGCAGTTTCAGCGGCTTTCCGGGCATCAGGGACGGTCGCCAATGAAGATCCTGGTCTTCAACGTCAAATACAGCGAGAACCTCGGCGACGGCATTCTCGCCCAATGCATCGAAAGCGCGTTGACCATGGACGCCGGCACGCAGGTCGAGACGATCGATCTCGCCGGACGCACCGGGTTCGGCACCACCCACCAGCATAGGCAATACGCCATCCACGTGCTGCACGCCCTGCCCTCTTTCGCCCGGCGTCTGGCGGTCGCGTTCATTCTCCGGCCCAAGCTTGAAAAGCTCGAAAAGGAATGGAGCCGAAAGCTTGCTGCCGTCGATGCTGTCGTGCTGGGCGGCGGAAACCTCTTTCAGGATGACGACCTGAACTTCCCGCTGAAGATCGGCACGCTGCTGGATTGCGTGCGCCGTAGCGGCAAGCCGCTGGCGATCTATGCCGTCGGTGTCGGCGGAGACTGGTCCGCCAAGGCGCACGAACTGTTCGGCCTCATCCGGCAGACGGACCTCGTTCACCTTTCCGTCCGTGACGGCAAGGCACTGGAGAACTGGAACAGGCATTTTCAGGAGGGGCCGTCCCCCACCATCGTTCCCGATCCCGGCCTGCTCGCCGCCCACTTCCTCGAACGGGAAGAAGAACTGGACAGGACCGGCGGTAAGGTCGGCATCTGCGTCACAGATCCGGTCATCCTCATGCGTCACGCTGGCAGGCGTTCGCCGGATATCTGCTTCAGAACGGCAGCGGAATATCGCGAGCTCATCCGTCTTCTTGTCCGGCAGGGCTATTCCGTTCGCCTGTTCACCAATGGCGCGCGGGAGGACCAGAGATTTGCCGAGAAGATCCTCGATGACGAGGACATGATAATTTACCGCACCACCGGCGTGATCGACCTGATCGAACGCCCGCAGGTTCCCGAGGATGTCATAGATATCCTGCGATCGCTCTCCGTGATCGTCGCCCATCGGCTGCATGCGTGTATCGCGGCATATTCACTCGGCGTGCCCCATGTCGGCCTGGGATGGGATAGCAAGGTCGCCGGTTTCTTCCGGTCCGTCGACCGCGAAGCCTATTTCGCCGGCGGCAAGACGGCGACTCCAGCCCACGTCGCAGCACTGGTGACAGCCGCCGAAGCCAGCAGAATCGACCCGGACAGACACGGCGCGACGCTGCTCGAAGCGCTCGAAGGCTTGCGCGGCATGCAAAATAATTTTTGACGCTTCACGCTGCGAAAGGCCCGTTTTGGGGCAACCCCGCGCCGCGCCTGAAGCCCATAATCACCATTTCGTGAAACAACATTTTAATTCAGGACAAACTAATATTTGCCGATTGAAATTTTATTGTCGTTTCAATTGTGAAAAATCCTTAGATTTTTACTAAAATTGCCAACAATTTTAGCGAGCGCAGGTCACTTTCTTATCTTATTATTTGCTGATACACTTTTTCTCCATCAAAAGGGGTAGTTTGGGTGGGCGTTTGAATGAGTAACGGTGATCTGTCGAACGACAGACAAGCGGTAACATTTCAGTACAGTAAACATGGGCCGAAACTCAGTGGAGCCTTTCTGCGCAGTTTTCCCGCCGGTGCCACCATCTTCGAACCCGACAATGACAGTTCGCGAATCCTGTTCATCAAGAGCGGGTGGGTAATCTCCAGCAAGAACCTGTCCAATGGCACACGGATCGTCACCGAGTTCGCTCTGGGCGGGGACATGCTCTCCTCGGTATCGGCCGCACTGGCACAGGAAAGCGTTCAGGCGGTCTCCCCCGTCACCGGCTATGAATTCGTCGGCCAGATGACCGGCAAGGGATCCGACGTCTCTTCGCAGCTGTCCCTCATCATCATCATCGAAATGATGAAGCGCCAGGCCCGGATGGCCGAGCGTCTTGCCAATATAGGCCGGCGCGATGCGCTTGAAAGAACCGGGCATCTTCTGCTTGAGCTTGCGACCCGCTCGGGACCGAGCACCAGACCCGGCTTCGATGGCTTTGAATGCCCGCTCAAACAATCGGATATCGGCGACGCCGTGGGCCTCTCGACGGTCCATATCAACCGCGTCCTCAAGGACATGAGACTGAACGGCCTCGTTTCCTTCAGGAACGGGATCGTCGAATTCCTGAACCGGAAGAAGCTCGAGGAACAGATAGAGTTCGACGCTTCCTATCTGGCAGGCCACATGGGCTAACCAGCCGA
The window above is part of the Rhizobium sp. ACO-34A genome. Proteins encoded here:
- a CDS encoding Crp/Fnr family transcriptional regulator gives rise to the protein MSNGDLSNDRQAVTFQYSKHGPKLSGAFLRSFPAGATIFEPDNDSSRILFIKSGWVISSKNLSNGTRIVTEFALGGDMLSSVSAALAQESVQAVSPVTGYEFVGQMTGKGSDVSSQLSLIIIIEMMKRQARMAERLANIGRRDALERTGHLLLELATRSGPSTRPGFDGFECPLKQSDIGDAVGLSTVHINRVLKDMRLNGLVSFRNGIVEFLNRKKLEEQIEFDASYLAGHMG
- a CDS encoding 1,3-1,4-beta-glycanase; its protein translation is MSYFEQRYASFRCGFGLRGGSGGWVAGLALAAFLLVPVTHAEEAASGDSGDGIDLTAMTLSFSEEFDDLDVSEWGPGTRWIAHTPWSGDFGGARFAAPKEGFPFTTDEGVLRIEASSDAEGDWRSGMLASVDTKGNGFAQQYGYFEIRARLPLGSGVWPAFWLIGRDRSKATAEIDVLEFYGDKPETYSSVVHVWHKDGRHYSQGKRIEVFKDADPTEFHTYGVKIDPAFIRMYFDGRLVWKTETQPEHRQPMYMLINLALVEEGVRALTPDPSYMYVDYARAYTID